GGTCGATGCGCGTGGTGCGGACGGCGAGTGACGGAACGCGGGACGCGGGGGACTTCACTCGTCGACCCTACTCGGGACACCCCCAGTGCTTGACGGTAGGATCCACCATCGTGACCAAGGCCGACATGAACAAGCAACCCGACGAGGTCGCCTCGATGTTCGACGGCGTCGCGCGCCATTACGACCGCACGAACGACGTGCTCTCGGCGGGCAACGCCGTCCTGTGGCGCATCGCCACCGTCAAGGCGATCGGCGCCGGTCCGGCCGACAAGGTCCTCGACATCGCGGCGGGCACGGGCACCAGTTCGGCGGCCATCGCGCAGCGGGGTGCCGAGGTCGTCGCCCTCGACTTCTCCGAGGGCATGGTCGAGGTCGGCCGCGAACGCCACCCCGAGCTCGAGTTCGTCGAGGGCAACGCCGAGTCGCTGCCCTTCGACGACGACACCTTCGACGCCGTCACCATCTCGTTCGGGCTGCGCAACGTCAACCGGCCCAAGGTCGCACTCGCCGAGATGAACCGCGTGCTCAAGCCCGGCGGCCGCCTCGTCGTCTGCGAGTTCTCCACCCCGCCGTTCGGTCTGCTGCGTGCCGCGTACCGTGCCTACCTCCGGTACGGCATGCCCCTCGTCGCCAAGCTCACGAGCAGCAACGGTCCGGCCTACTCGTACCTCGCCGAGTCCATCGAGCAGTGGCCCGAGCAGCAGGTCCTCAGCCAGTGGATCCGCGGTGCCGGGTTCACCCGCGTAGCCCACCGCGACCTCAGCTTCGGCATCGTCGCCCTGCACCGCGGTCGCAAGCCGGCGTCGGGTGCCGCGCGCGCCTCCTCGCGGTCGAAGCGGGCCACGTCGTGAACGCCGGCGCTCCTCCGGCGCAGCGCAACTCGCTGGGTCGATCGCTCGGTCTCGGCGAGAAGCTGTTCGCCACGCCGACCGAGCGTCGCTTCGTGGCCGCGGTCGACGACGGGCTCGAACTCGTCGAAGAGGGGTTGCTGCGCGAGATCGCCTTCGCCGACGACATCGCCGACGCCACGACGCGATACCTGCTCGCCGCCGGCGGCAAGCGCGTCCGACCGACCCTCACACTGCTCATCGCCCAGCTGGGCGACGGCGCGACGCCGGGCATCGTCGCCTCGGCGCAGGCCACCGAGATCACCCACCTCGCCTCGCTCTACCACGACGACGTCATGGACGAGGCGCAGATGCGTCGCGGCGTCCCCAGCGCCCAGACCGTGTGGGGCAACAACGTCGCGATCCTTGCCGGCGACCTGCTGTTCGCTCGAGCCAGCACGATCGTGTCGGGCCTCGGCCAAGAGGCCATCCTGCTGCAGGCCGAGACCTTCGAGCGCCTGTGCCTCGGGCAGCTGCACGAGACGGTCGGCCCTCGCGAGGGCGACGACCCGATCGCCCACTACATCGACGTGCTCGCCGACAAGACGGGGTCGCTCATCTCGACCGCCGCGCGTGCCGGCGTCATGTTCAGCGGGGCACCGCGCGAATACCTCGCACCCGTCGCCGAGTTCGGCGAGAAGATCGGCATCGCCTTCCAACTGATCGACGACGTCATCGACCTGTCCGACCAGCCCGCCGAGACCGGCAAGAAGGCCGGCACCGACCTGCGGGCGGGCGTCGTCACGCTCCCGGTGCTGTACCTGCGTCAGCTGGCGCAGACCGATCTCGAGGCGTCGTCCCTGTTGTCCGAGATCGACCGCATCGTCGACGCCACGCGTGCGGCGGCGCACCGGTCGGGCGTCGAGCCGACCGCCGAGGGCGGCTCGTCGGCACCGCTCGCCGACGCGACGGCCCACCTCGACGACGAGTTCGCCGACCTGGTCCGACGGGTCCGCGAGCACGAGGTCACCGAACGCACCCGGGTCGAGGCCCACCGCTGGGCCCGAGAGGCCCTCGACGCCCTGGCGGCGCTGCCCGACGGGCCCGTCAAGAAGGCGCTCACCCGCTTCGCCGATCGCGTGGTCGAGCGCTCCGCCTGACCGGCACCGCGCCTCCTCGTCCTCGAGCACCATCGTCCAACCGGCCGGCCTCGCCGAGCCACCCCAGATCTAGGGAGAACCCGTGACCACCTTGCGACTGGCCATCGTCGGCGCCGGACCGGCCGGCATCTACGCCGCCGACATCCTCGCGAAGGCCGAGAAGGCCTTCGACGTCTCGATCGACCTCTTCGAGCAGCTGCCGGCCCCCTACGGTCTCGTGCGCTACGGCGTGGCCCCCGACCACCCCCGCATCAAGGGCATCGTCAACGCCCTGCGCGACGTGCTCGACAGCGGTGACATCCGGGTCTTCGGCAACGTCCGCTACGGCGTCGACATCGGGCTCGACGACCTGCGCAAGCACTACAACGCCGTCATCTTCTCGACCGGTGCCATCAAGGACGCCGACCTCGACATCCCCGGCATCGATCTCGAGGGCAGCTACGGCGCCGCCGACTTCGTCAGCTGGTTCGACGGCCACCCCGACTTCCCCCGCACCTGGCCGCTCGACGCGACGTCGGTCGCCGTCGTCGGCGTCGGCAACGTCGCCCTCGACGTGTCGCGCATCCTGGCGAAGCACGCCGACGACCTGCTGCCCACCGAGATCCCCGACAACGTCTACGCGGGCCTCAAGCAGTCGTCGATCACCGACGTGCACGTCTTCGGTCGCCGAGGTCCCGCACAGGTCAAGTTCACGCCGCTCGAGCTGCGCGAGCTCGGCGAGGTGCGCGACGTCGACATGATCGTCTACGACGAGGACTTCGACCACGACGAGGCGTCGAAGACGGCCATCGCGACCAACAAACAGGTCTTCGTCATCGACAAGGTGCTGAACCAGTGGCGGCAGCGCGAGGTCGGCACGGCGTCGCGTCGCCTGCACCTGCACTTCTACGCCAAGCCCGTCGAGGTCGTCGGCGACGCCGACGGACGTGTCGCGGCCTTCCGGTACGAGCGCACCCGGCCCGACGGTCAGGGCGGCGTCGAGGGCACCGGCGAGCTCCGCGACGTGCCGATCCAGGCCATCTACCGCGCGGTCGGCTACTTCGGCTCGCCCCTCGACGGCATCCCGTTCGACGAGCGTCGCGGAGTGATCCCGAACCACGAGGGTCAGGTGATGGGCGACGACAACCAGATCGTCCCCGGCGTCTACGCCACCGGGTGGATCAAGCGCGGCCCCGTCGGTCTCATCGGGCACACGAAGTCCGACGCGATGGAGACCGTCAAGCACCTCATCAACGACCAGGCCAGCTGGTGGCAGCCGGTCGACCCGTCCGACGAGGCCATCCCGGCCCTGCTCGAGCAGCGCGGCGTCGAGTACACCGACCTCGAGGGCTGGCACCGGCTCGACGAGCACGAGATCGCCCTCGGCGGGGCCCACGAGCACGAGCGAGCCCGAGTCAAGGTCGTGGAGCGCGACGAGATGGTGCGCGTCTCGCGCGCCGTCGAAGCGGAGTCGACGCCGGCCTGACCTCCCCGGTCGCCCGCACCGCGCCTCCTCGGCTCCCCTCGACGGGGGACCCGAGGAGGCGCGCGGTCGTCACCGACCTCGGTGGTCGTCGGTAAGGTGGTCCCCATGGCAGACAGTTCCTTCGACGTGGTCAGCAAGGTCGACAAGATGGAGGCCGACAACGCCCTCCACCAGGCCCAGAAAGAGATCGAGCAGCGGTACGACTTCAAGGGCGTCGGCGCCTCGGTCGACTGGAGCGGCGAGAAGCTGCTGCTGAAGGCCGGCACCGAAGAACGCGTCAAGGCCGTGCTCGACGTGCTCGAGTCGAAGTTCATCAAGCGCAGCATCAGCCTCAAGCACCTCGACGTCGGCGAGCCCTTCGCCAGCGGCAAGGAGTACCGCATCGAGGCGTCCCTCAAGCAGGGCATCGAGCAGGACGCCGCGAAGAAGATCGGCAAGATCATCCGCGACGAGGCCCCCAAGAGCGTGAAGAGCCAGATCCAGGGCGACGAGCTGCGCGTGCAGTCCAAGAGTCGAGACGACCTCCAGGCCACCATGGCGCTGTTGAAGAAGGCCGACCTCGACGTCGACCTGCAGTTCGTCAACTTCCGCTAGTCACCCGCGGCACACGGCTCCGAGGTCCCGTCCATGGTCGAACCCGCCTGGGTGGCGCCGACGATCGCCGTGCTGGGCATCGTGCTCGACATCGCGATCAGGGTCTTCGCGATCGTCTACGTGCCGATCAACCGGCGGCCGCAGACGGCCACCGCGTGGTTGCTCGCGATTTTCCTGATCCCGTACGTCGGGTTCGTCCTGTTCCTGTTGATCGGCAGCACGAAGTTGCCCGCGCGGCGTCGTGAGAAGCAGAGCGAGATCAACAAGTACATCATCGAGACGACCGAGGGCATGGAGCGCGTCAAGCGCGACCACCCGTGGCCGGCCTGGCTCGACTCCGTGGTCGAACTCAACCGCACGCTCGGGGCCATGCCCCTGGTCGGCGGCAACACCGGTGAGATGCACACCGACTACGACGAGTCCATGGCGGCCATGGTCGAGGCCGTCGACGGGGCGCACCGCTACGTCCACGCCGAGTTCTACATCACGAGCCTCGACCGCACGACCGAGCCGTTCTTCCTCGCACTCGAGAACGCCCGTCGACGGGGCGTCACGGTCCGCGTGCTGATGGACCACATCGCCAGTCGCGGGTACCCGGGCTACCGCAAGGCGCGAAGACGGCTGGACGCGATGGGCGTGCAGTGGCAGCTCATGCTGCCCGTGCTGCCGTTGCGGGGCAAGTACCAACGGCCCGATCTGCGCAACCACCGCAAGCTGCTCGTGATCGACGGTCGCGTGGCCTTCACGGGCTCGCAGAACATGGTCGACAAGAGCTACCAGAAGCGCAAGAACAAGCGACGCGGCCTCGAGTGGAAAGACTTCATGGTCCGCTTCGAGGGCCCCATCGTCGCCGGCATCAACGCCTTGTTCGTCACCGACTGGTACAGCGAGACCGACGAGTTGCTGCTCCGCGAGACCGACCCCGTGCACACGGCCGACCGGCTCGAGACCATCGACTGCCAGGTGGTGCCGAGCGGGCCGGGTTTCGACGGCGAGAACAACCTGCGGCTCTTCAACTCGCTGCTCTACAGCGCGCAGGAGCGCATCATCATCACCAGCCCCTACTTCGTGCCCGACGAGTCGATGCTCTACGCCGTCACGACGGCGGCCCAGCGGGGGCTCGAGGTGCAGCTCTTCGTCAGCGAGATCGGCGACCAGCCTGTGGTCTACCACGCGCAACGCTCCTACTACGAGGCCCTGCTGCGGTCGGGGGTCCGCATCTTCCTCTATCGCTCGCCGACGGTGTTGCACGCCAAGCACTTCTCGATCGACGACGAGGTCGCCGTCATCGGCTCGAGCAACATGGACATGCGGTCCTTCAGCCTCAACCTCGAGATCTCGGTCATGGTGCGCGGACGCGAGTTCGTCGACCGGCTGCGCGAGGTCGAGCAGACGTACCGCGACTCGAGCCGCGAACTGTTCCTCGACGACTGGCTCGTGCGCCCCTTCCGCTCGAAGGTCCTCGACAACGTCGCCCGCCTCACCTCCGCCGTCCAGTAGCCGCGCGCCCCCGCCCCCGCCCCTCTGCTCCGTGTGCAAATCGCGACAGTTGCGCGTCGACACGCCGGCAGATCTTGGTTCGGCGGGGTGCGAGGCCGAGAAATGTCGGGTTTGGCTCGGTGCGCCAACTGGGTGAGGTCGGGTTCGGCCCGCCCCGGTGGGCGGGCGGGGCCGGGTTCGGACTGCCTCGGCCGAGACGAGAGAGGTCGACCGGGCTAACGCCCCAGGGTCATCCGGACGGCCTGGCGAACCGCATGCCAGTCGAACAGCACCTGCGGGTACGTGACCTCGAGGACGACGAAGCCGAGGCCGGTGATGTGGACGATCCGTTCACGGTCTCGGTTGTAATGAGCAGGCGAGGAATGGTGTTCCTTGCTCACGCATTCGAGCACGAACCAGCCGTCGATCAGCAGATCGACGCGGGTGTGATCGTCGACCCACACCTGAGGCTCGGCGTGGATGCCGTCACGTGCGAGAAGGAGGCGCGCCATGGACTCGGTCCCGGACTCGGCCCTCGGGTCGATCATGGTCACGAGTCCCTGAGCTGAGCGTCGTGTCGCCAAGAGGCGTGAGACCTCGTCGAGGTCGGGCCGCTGCATCGGGGCCAGCCGGAGGGCGGAGTCGACGATGGCTGCCGCGTGCTCAGCTGGTTCGTGGAGGAACGCCTGGGCCGCCGCCCTGCTCGGGGACGCCATCAGTCGTTCCGTGCGGCGATCGAACCGCGACAGGTCACGAAGGACGAGCACGTCGGATCGCTCCGGGTCGAGCCGTTCCCCGGCGTCGTCCGGGTCCCGGAGATCGCGGGCGTTGTGCGGAACGGAGACGACCAGGCGTGGACTCGGGGGAACCCAAGCGCCTCGATGCGCGAGCGACGAGGCTCCCGACAGCGCGCCTCCTACCCGCGCCGCCCGGACGACGTCGGTCGGCAGATCGACGAGTCCGTAGAGTCCGTGCCGGATGCGGACGATCTCACCGGCGGCCCACGACGACTCCACCTGGCGCCGGGACAGGCCGGCGGCAAACAGTTGACGACGGTGGGCGACGGAGCCGAGCCGTCTCACGGTGGCGGGGACGATGGCGGTCATCTGCAGAGCCTTCTGGCCGCCGGGAGGGCAGAAGTCTCGACCACTGCGGCCTGGGGAGGGCGAAGACCTCCGACCCGCTGTGGGCGAGACGAACCGCCGCGCACCTCCTCGTCGACCGATCGGGGGCCGAACCCGACTGCTGGACCCGCCCACAGCGTGCCGAATCCGACCACTGGTCCACGAGACCGCCTGTCGAATCGCGGAACGGCGGCGTGTCGGTGGCCGGTTGTCGCGATGTGCACAGCGGCGAGGGGAGGGCGGGCAGGGGAGGGGCGAGGCCGAGTGGTCGTGAGGGGGCTCGGGAGGCTGTATATTTGTCGGGCGCCTCCGGTCGGTGATCACACGGGCTGGGCGTGCATGGCAAGTTACCCAAGCGGCCAAAGGGATCTGACTGTAAATCAGCCGGCGTAGCCTTCGGGGGTTCGAATCCCTCACTTGCCACGGTTGCCCCTCAAGAACGGACTCGCTCGTCGAGTCCGTTCTTGCGTTACCGGGCGCCTCACCCCCAGGAGGACCCGTGTCCGTCACCCCGACCCCCGCCGAGTTGCTCGAGATCGCCGTCGTCGTCGCGCGTGAGGCCGCCGAGCTGGCGGCCCGCCGCCGATCCGAGGGGGTCG
This genomic interval from Frigoribacterium sp. Leaf415 contains the following:
- the ubiE gene encoding bifunctional demethylmenaquinone methyltransferase/2-methoxy-6-polyprenyl-1,4-benzoquinol methylase UbiE — encoded protein: MTKADMNKQPDEVASMFDGVARHYDRTNDVLSAGNAVLWRIATVKAIGAGPADKVLDIAAGTGTSSAAIAQRGAEVVALDFSEGMVEVGRERHPELEFVEGNAESLPFDDDTFDAVTISFGLRNVNRPKVALAEMNRVLKPGGRLVVCEFSTPPFGLLRAAYRAYLRYGMPLVAKLTSSNGPAYSYLAESIEQWPEQQVLSQWIRGAGFTRVAHRDLSFGIVALHRGRKPASGAARASSRSKRATS
- a CDS encoding polyprenyl synthetase family protein; this translates as MNAGAPPAQRNSLGRSLGLGEKLFATPTERRFVAAVDDGLELVEEGLLREIAFADDIADATTRYLLAAGGKRVRPTLTLLIAQLGDGATPGIVASAQATEITHLASLYHDDVMDEAQMRRGVPSAQTVWGNNVAILAGDLLFARASTIVSGLGQEAILLQAETFERLCLGQLHETVGPREGDDPIAHYIDVLADKTGSLISTAARAGVMFSGAPREYLAPVAEFGEKIGIAFQLIDDVIDLSDQPAETGKKAGTDLRAGVVTLPVLYLRQLAQTDLEASSLLSEIDRIVDATRAAAHRSGVEPTAEGGSSAPLADATAHLDDEFADLVRRVREHEVTERTRVEAHRWAREALDALAALPDGPVKKALTRFADRVVERSA
- a CDS encoding FAD-dependent oxidoreductase, yielding MTTLRLAIVGAGPAGIYAADILAKAEKAFDVSIDLFEQLPAPYGLVRYGVAPDHPRIKGIVNALRDVLDSGDIRVFGNVRYGVDIGLDDLRKHYNAVIFSTGAIKDADLDIPGIDLEGSYGAADFVSWFDGHPDFPRTWPLDATSVAVVGVGNVALDVSRILAKHADDLLPTEIPDNVYAGLKQSSITDVHVFGRRGPAQVKFTPLELRELGEVRDVDMIVYDEDFDHDEASKTAIATNKQVFVIDKVLNQWRQREVGTASRRLHLHFYAKPVEVVGDADGRVAAFRYERTRPDGQGGVEGTGELRDVPIQAIYRAVGYFGSPLDGIPFDERRGVIPNHEGQVMGDDNQIVPGVYATGWIKRGPVGLIGHTKSDAMETVKHLINDQASWWQPVDPSDEAIPALLEQRGVEYTDLEGWHRLDEHEIALGGAHEHERARVKVVERDEMVRVSRAVEAESTPA
- a CDS encoding YajQ family cyclic di-GMP-binding protein encodes the protein MADSSFDVVSKVDKMEADNALHQAQKEIEQRYDFKGVGASVDWSGEKLLLKAGTEERVKAVLDVLESKFIKRSISLKHLDVGEPFASGKEYRIEASLKQGIEQDAAKKIGKIIRDEAPKSVKSQIQGDELRVQSKSRDDLQATMALLKKADLDVDLQFVNFR
- the cls gene encoding cardiolipin synthase; amino-acid sequence: MVEPAWVAPTIAVLGIVLDIAIRVFAIVYVPINRRPQTATAWLLAIFLIPYVGFVLFLLIGSTKLPARRREKQSEINKYIIETTEGMERVKRDHPWPAWLDSVVELNRTLGAMPLVGGNTGEMHTDYDESMAAMVEAVDGAHRYVHAEFYITSLDRTTEPFFLALENARRRGVTVRVLMDHIASRGYPGYRKARRRLDAMGVQWQLMLPVLPLRGKYQRPDLRNHRKLLVIDGRVAFTGSQNMVDKSYQKRKNKRRGLEWKDFMVRFEGPIVAGINALFVTDWYSETDELLLRETDPVHTADRLETIDCQVVPSGPGFDGENNLRLFNSLLYSAQERIIITSPYFVPDESMLYAVTTAAQRGLEVQLFVSEIGDQPVVYHAQRSYYEALLRSGVRIFLYRSPTVLHAKHFSIDDEVAVIGSSNMDMRSFSLNLEISVMVRGREFVDRLREVEQTYRDSSRELFLDDWLVRPFRSKVLDNVARLTSAVQ
- a CDS encoding type IV toxin-antitoxin system AbiEi family antitoxin domain-containing protein, translating into MTAIVPATVRRLGSVAHRRQLFAAGLSRRQVESSWAAGEIVRIRHGLYGLVDLPTDVVRAARVGGALSGASSLAHRGAWVPPSPRLVVSVPHNARDLRDPDDAGERLDPERSDVLVLRDLSRFDRRTERLMASPSRAAAQAFLHEPAEHAAAIVDSALRLAPMQRPDLDEVSRLLATRRSAQGLVTMIDPRAESGTESMARLLLARDGIHAEPQVWVDDHTRVDLLIDGWFVLECVSKEHHSSPAHYNRDRERIVHITGLGFVVLEVTYPQVLFDWHAVRQAVRMTLGR